From the genome of Alosa sapidissima isolate fAloSap1 chromosome 14, fAloSap1.pri, whole genome shotgun sequence, one region includes:
- the tle3b gene encoding LOW QUALITY PROTEIN: transducin-like enhancer protein 3-B (The sequence of the model RefSeq protein was modified relative to this genomic sequence to represent the inferred CDS: deleted 1 base in 1 codon), translated as MYPQGRHPAPHQPGQPGFKFTVAESCDRIKDEFQFLQAQYHSLKVEYDKLANEKTEMQRHYVMYYEMSYGLNIEMHKQTEIAKRLNAILAQIMPFLSQEHQQQVAQAVERAKQVTMTELNAIIGVRGLPNLPLTQQQHAVYPALMVSNWGVCGEWCWMREADMLTSMSLCVLYCGMPSVLLVVGWLTGALPHSLSSLPPAHLQNRDNYIRSCKLLPDGVTLIVGGEASTLTIWDLASQTPRIKAELTSSAAPACYALAISPDAKVCFSCCSDGNIAVWDLHNQTLVRQFQGHTDGASCIDISHDGTKLWTGGLDNTVRSWDLREGRQLQQHDFTSQIFSLGYCPTGEWLAVGMESSNVEVLHHTKPDKYQLHLHESCVLSLKFAYCGKWFVSTGKDNLLNAWRTPYGASIFQSKESSSVLSCDISADDKYIVTGSGDKKATVYEVIY; from the exons ATGTATCCACAAGGCCGGCATCCG GCACCTCACCAGCCAGGTCAGCCTGGATTCAAATTCACCGTTGCAGAATCCTGTGATAGGATCAAAGACGAGTTCCAATTTCTGCAAGCCCAATACCACAG TCTGAAGGTGGAGTATGACAAACTGGCCAACGAAAAGACAGAGATGCAGCGCCATTACGTCATG TACTATGAAATGTCTTATGGGCTCAATATCGAAATGCACAAACAG aCTGAGATTGCCAAGCGTCTCAATGCCATTCTTGCTCAAATCATGCCTTTCCTGTCACAAGAG CACCAACAGCAGGTGGCTCAGGCTGTTGAGCGTGCCAAGCAAGTGACAATGACCGAGCTGAATGCCATCATCGGGGTACGTGGACTTCCCAATCTGCCTCTCACC CAACAGCAACATGCTGTCTACCCAGCCCTGATGGTTAGtaattggggtgtgtgtggggagtggtgTTGGATGCGGGAAGCTGATATGTTGACCTCCATGTCCCTCTGTGTGCTTTATTGTGGCATGCCAAGTGTGTTGCTGGTGGTTGGCTGGCTGactgg TGCtcttcctcactcactctcctctctcccgcCTGCCCACCTGCAGAACCGTGACAACTACATCCGCTCGTGTAAGCTGTTGCCGGACGGC GTTACGCTCATCGTGGGCGGGGAGGCGAGCACGCTGACCATCTGGGACCTGGCGTCGCAGACGCCGCGCATCAAGGCCGAGCTGACCAGCTCTGCCGCCCCCGCCTGCTACGCCCTGGCCATCAGCCCCGATGCCAAGGTGTGCTTCTCCTGCTGCAGCGACGGAAACATCGCCGTCTGGGATTTGCACAACCAGACACTCGTCAG GCAGTTCCAGGGCCACACTGACGGAGCCAGCTGCATCGACATCTCCCACGACGGGACCAAGCTGTGGACGGGCGGCCTGGACAACACGGTCCGCTCCTGGGACCTGAGGGAGggacgccagctgcagcagcacgaCTTCACCTCACAG ATCTTCTCCCTGGGTTACTGTCCGACGGGCGAGTGGCTGGCCGTTGGCATGGAGAGCAGTAACGTGGAGGTTCTCCACCACACCAAGCCAGACAAGTACCAGCTGCACCTCCACGAGAGCTGTGTACTCTCACTCAAGTTTGCCTACTGCG GTAAATGGTTCGTGAGCACGGGGAAGGACAATCTACTGAATGCCTGGAGGACCCCCTACGGTGCCAGCATATTCCAG TCGAAGGAATCCTCCTCCGTCCTGAGCTGTGACATCTCTGCCGATGACAAGTACATTGTGACGGGCTCTGGTGACAAGAAGGCCACTGTTTACGAGGTGATCTACTAA